One Tenrec ecaudatus isolate mTenEca1 chromosome 12, mTenEca1.hap1, whole genome shotgun sequence DNA segment encodes these proteins:
- the LOC142423063 gene encoding olfactory receptor 1F1-like, with the protein MGGANQSSVSEFLLLGLSRQPQQQQLLFVLFLSMYLATVLGNLLIILAISTDSRLHTPMYFFLSNLSFVDLCFSSTNVPKMLVNYLLGSQIISFLGCLTQLYFFIMFTVMDHCLLAVMAYDRFVAVCHPLHYTKKMTPELCALLISVACGIANANALLHTLLLARLSFCADNRIPHFFCDVAALLKLSCSDTHLNEMVILTEGSLITIIPFVCILVSYIYITSAVLRVPSTQGKWKAFSTCGSHLAVVSLFYGTIIAVYLNPSSSHSAEKDIAATVMYTVVTPMLNPFIYSLRNKDMKGALRKMMGRNRDSI; encoded by the coding sequence ATGGGAGGGGCAAACCAGTCGAGTGTTTCCGAGTTCCTcctcctggggctctccaggcagcctcagcagcagcagctcctcttCGTGCTCTTCCTGAGCATGTACCTGGCCACGGTCCTGGgaaacctgctcatcatcctggccatcagCACAGACTCCCGCctgcacacccccatgtacttcttcctcagcaACCTGTCTTTTGTGGACCTCTGTTTCTCCTCTACCAATGTTCCCAAGATGCTGGTCAACTACCTACTTGGGAGTCAGATAATCTCTTTCCTTGGTTGTCTCACACAGCTCtattttttcattatgtttacAGTCATGGACCATTGCCTCCTGGCTGTGATGGCCTATGATCGCTTTGTTGCTGTGTGTCATCCCTTACACTACACAAAAAAGATGACCCCTGAGCTCTGTGCCCTGCTCATCAGTGTGGCTTGTGGCATTGCCAATGCAAatgctctgttgcataccctgCTGTTGGCTCGGCTCTCATTCTGTGCAGACAACAGGATCCCCCACTTTTTCTGTGATGTGGCTGCTCTCCTGAAACtctcctgctctgacacacaccttaacGAGATGGTGATTCTTACTGAAGGGAGTCTGATTACTATCATTCCATTTGTTTGCATCCTGGTTTCCTACATTTACATCACCTCTGCTGTCCTGAGAGTCCCATCCACACAGGGAAAGTGgaaagccttctccacctgtggcTCCCACCTGGCTGTGGTTTCCCTATTTTATGGCACCATCATTGCTGTTTATCTCAACCCTTCATCCTCCCACTCAGCTGAGAAGGACATTGCAGCAACTGTGATGTACACGGTGGTGACCCCCATGCTGAACCCTTTCATCTACAGCCtgagaaacaaggacatgaaaggGGCTCTGAGAAAAATGATGGGCAGGAATAGAGATTCTATCTGA